The window GGCACTTCTTGTATCATCATCTTCGTTCATGGGAAACATTAACGGAACCGCCCCTCTTTCCAATGCTTTATAAAAAGTAGCATCCGTATCACTCACATAAATATAGAATGCCGATGTAGACGACACATCTCCTTTTACAGCCTGCGTAATAATTATTGTAGCATCACCGACACGCAACTCAGAATATTCTACCTGCTTCTGCTTATCCAGTTTCCGGATCATTTCTTCAGCGTTAAATATCCCCCGTGTAAAATCTATGAATTCATCAATATTCTCCAGCATCAAAAAGGGCATCAGTTGCTGATGCCCCACCGTAATTTTTGTTCTTTTCATCTTGCACCAACTTTTTGAGTTAGTGCTTTAACGATCGGAATCAAAGAATATTGAACACAAGGTTTATTTCTTGTTCATATACTCTTCTATTTCTTCTATTTCTACCGGGATGTTCTTCATTAAATTCAAAGGCTCTCCATATTCCTGAATTACAACATCGTCTTCAAGACGGATTCCCATATTTTCATCAGGAATATAAATTCCCGGTTCGACGGTAAAAACCATATTGGCCTTCATAGGGGTTTTTAACTCACCATAATCGTGAGTATCCAGACCTAAGTGGTGACTTGTACCATGCATAAAATACTTTTTATATGCCGGCCAGTTCGGATCTTCATTCTGAACGTCGGCCTTATCCAACAAGCCAAGCCCTAAAAGCTCAGAGGTCATAAGCTTGCCAACCTCTTCATGATAAGCCTTCCACATGGTACCCGGCACCAACATTTTAGTTGCTTCATTTTTAACTCTGAGCACCGCATTATACACCTCTTTTTGTCTTTGCGTAAAACGGCCGCTCACCGGGATCGTTCTGGTCATATCGCTTGCATAATTAGCATATTCAGCCCCCACATCCATTAAAAGCAAATCGCCGTCTTTACATTCCCGGTTGTTTTCTATATAATGCAATACACATGCATTAAACCCTGAAGCCACAATAGGTGTATAGGCAAAGCCCCTGGATCGGCTCCTTAAAAACTCATGCATGTATTCTGCCTCAATTTCATATTCCATCACTCCCGGTTTCACAAATCCAAGCACCCGCTTAAACCCTTTTTCTGTAATACCGCAGGCATGCGCCAACAGGGCGATCTCTTCAGCTTCTTTTACCCCTCTTAACCGATGCAGGATCGGATTACTCTTTTCCCATTTGTGTGCAGGATATTTTTCTTTACACCATTTAATAAAACGATCTTCGCGAGTTTCAGTCTGTACAGCTATACCTCCCCTGTAATGCTCGTTGGTATTAAAATAAACGGTATCTGCTTCAGTCATTAATTCAAAAAAGATCTTTTCAAACTCGGAAAGCCAATATACCGTCTTAATTCCCGAAACCTCATAAGCCTTTTCCTTACTCAGTTTCTCACCTTCCCAAATAGCGATATGCTCATTGGTTTCCCTGACAAACAAAATTTCCCTGTGCTTTTCTTCGTGTGCATCGGGGAACAGCAACAGTATCGTCTCTTCCTGGTCAGCTCCGGATAAATAGAAGAGATCCCTCGCTTGTTCAAACGGAATGGTCGAATCCGCTCCAATCGGATAAATGTCATTGGAATTAAAAATGGCTATGCTTTTTGGCTTCATGGCAGCCATGAACTTTGTTCTATTTTTTACAAAAAGATTTTTGTCTATCGGATGATATTTCATAAGAATACTGTTTGGAAACAAATTTATACATTTGGTAATGAATTACATATTAATCCTATGCTAAAAATGCCTCTTCTCCGGCTGTTCCTATTTCTTTCCATTTCATCAAACTCAACAGCCCAGACCAAAGCACCTTACCGGTTATACGATCACAAAGGAAAAAAGGTCTCCTATAAGAAAATGCTCCACCATC of the Zhouia spongiae genome contains:
- a CDS encoding VOC family protein encodes the protein MKRTKITVGHQQLMPFLMLENIDEFIDFTRGIFNAEEMIRKLDKQKQVEYSELRVGDATIIITQAVKGDVSSTSAFYIYVSDTDATFYKALERGAVPLMFPMNEDDDTRSAGFEDPTGCVWWITTLK
- a CDS encoding aminopeptidase P family protein — translated: MKYHPIDKNLFVKNRTKFMAAMKPKSIAIFNSNDIYPIGADSTIPFEQARDLFYLSGADQEETILLLFPDAHEEKHREILFVRETNEHIAIWEGEKLSKEKAYEVSGIKTVYWLSEFEKIFFELMTEADTVYFNTNEHYRGGIAVQTETREDRFIKWCKEKYPAHKWEKSNPILHRLRGVKEAEEIALLAHACGITEKGFKRVLGFVKPGVMEYEIEAEYMHEFLRSRSRGFAYTPIVASGFNACVLHYIENNRECKDGDLLLMDVGAEYANYASDMTRTIPVSGRFTQRQKEVYNAVLRVKNEATKMLVPGTMWKAYHEEVGKLMTSELLGLGLLDKADVQNEDPNWPAYKKYFMHGTSHHLGLDTHDYGELKTPMKANMVFTVEPGIYIPDENMGIRLEDDVVIQEYGEPLNLMKNIPVEIEEIEEYMNKK